The Kitasatospora paranensis genome has a window encoding:
- a CDS encoding urea amidolyase associated protein UAAP2 — protein MTVLLDRTVPARGAFSAVVRRGQLLTITDLGGNQAVDCLLYDAHDTAIRYSAPDTVQAQGSLFLGKDSVLLSTEHTPLMTVTEDDCGRHDTIAGACSKESNTLRYGHHTWSQHACVENFLAEGARWGLGKRDLVSNINWYMNVPVEPDGTLGIVDGLSAPGLRVVLRAETDVLVLVSNCPQINNPCNGFDPTPVRMTVTGG, from the coding sequence ATGACCGTCCTGCTCGACCGGACCGTGCCCGCCCGCGGCGCCTTCTCCGCCGTCGTCCGCCGCGGACAGCTGCTCACCATCACCGACCTCGGCGGCAACCAGGCCGTCGACTGCCTGCTGTACGACGCCCACGACACCGCGATCCGCTACAGCGCACCCGACACCGTCCAGGCCCAGGGCTCGCTCTTCCTCGGCAAGGACAGCGTGCTGCTCTCCACCGAGCACACCCCGCTGATGACCGTCACCGAGGACGACTGCGGCCGGCACGACACCATCGCCGGCGCCTGCTCCAAGGAGTCCAACACCCTGCGCTACGGCCACCACACCTGGTCGCAGCACGCCTGCGTGGAGAACTTCCTCGCCGAGGGCGCCCGGTGGGGCCTCGGCAAGCGCGACCTGGTCTCCAACATCAACTGGTACATGAACGTGCCGGTCGAGCCGGACGGCACGCTCGGCATCGTCGACGGCCTGTCCGCGCCGGGGCTGCGCGTGGTGCTCCGGGCCGAGACGGACGTACTGGTGCTGGTCTCCAACTGCCCCCAGATCAACAACCCGTGCAACGGCTTCGACCCGACGCCGGTGCGCATGACCGTCACCGGGGGCTGA
- the uca gene encoding urea carboxylase produces MTYDTLLIANRGEIAARIIRTARRLGIATVAVFSDPDRSAPHVRLADHAVRLGPAAAKDSYLRTDLVLQAALDTGAGAVHPGYGFLSEDAAFARRVEAAGLAFVGPTPAQLDVFGAKHTARAAAEAAGVPLLPGTGLLADLDAALAAADRVGYPVMLKATGGGGGIGMQACHHPGQLADAWERVQRVAAASFATAGVFLERLVERARHVEVQVFGDGTGRVVTLGDRDCSLQRRNQKVLEEAPAPGLPDRVRKELADSARELCASVGYRSAGTVEYVYDAGREEAYFLEVNTRLQVEHPVTEAVYGVDLVEWMLRLAQGDRTVVREVGPADGHAVEARVYAEDPSRDHRPSAGLLTEVAFPADVRVDSWVETGTEVTTAYDPMLAKVIVHGADRDDALARLTGALERTTIHGIETNLGLLRTVPAVPAVRAAAHHTGTLADVTDPTPRIEVVRAGTQTTVQDWPGRTGYWHVGVPPCGPMDDLSFRLGNRALGNPEGAPGLECTLQGPALRFTAPTWVCVTGAPAPVTVDGTPVPQWQPVRVPAGALLDIPAPPGPGLRTYLLVAGGLDVPRFLGSAATFTLGGFGGHGGRALRVGDVLHGGTGPLGPDAGPTPAELRPVLTSAWELPAVEGPHAAPEFFTEQDVEEFYAADWSVHFNSARTGVRLVGPKPGWARPDGGEAGLHPSNIHDTPYSVGAVDYTGDMPVLLGPDGPSLGGFVCPATVATGQRWKLGQLRPGDTVRFVPVTPQAAAELRRTPAAVPRASRPAIADGGVLAVLPATADRPSVTYRRSGDDNLLVEYGPMQLDLALRMRVHALAERLAARRPAGVVDLTPGIRSLQVHVDPDVLPVAELLDLVREIERALPATDRLVVPSRTVHLPLSWDDPATREAIERYMAGVRDDAPWCPWNIEFIRRINGLGSVDDVYRTVFDAEYLVLGLGDVYLGAPVATPLDPRHRLVTTKYNPARTWTAENSVGIGGAYLCVYGMEGPGGYQFVGRTVQMWSGWQQRGPFTPGAPWLLRFFDRIRWYPVTAEELLELRADMAAGRFRPRIEEGEFALADHLRFLAEQAGPIEKFRAVQAAAFAAERQAWEEAGEFDRAERASGAAPAAPRTVAAPPGGSVVAAEFTACVWKIDVAVGERVSKGQQLMALEAMKMESAVTADQDGVVAELLAGSGDQVEAGSPLVVLAAVA; encoded by the coding sequence ATGACCTACGACACCCTGCTGATCGCCAACCGCGGCGAGATCGCCGCCCGGATCATCCGCACCGCCCGGCGCCTCGGCATCGCCACCGTCGCGGTCTTCTCCGACCCGGACCGCTCCGCCCCGCACGTCCGGCTCGCCGACCACGCGGTGCGGCTCGGACCGGCCGCAGCGAAGGACAGCTACCTGCGCACCGACCTGGTGCTGCAGGCCGCCCTGGACACCGGCGCGGGCGCCGTCCACCCCGGGTACGGGTTCCTCTCCGAGGACGCGGCGTTCGCCCGCCGGGTCGAGGCCGCCGGGCTGGCGTTCGTCGGCCCCACCCCGGCCCAGCTGGACGTCTTCGGCGCCAAGCACACCGCCCGGGCCGCCGCCGAGGCCGCGGGCGTGCCGCTGCTGCCCGGCACCGGGCTGCTCGCCGACCTCGACGCCGCGCTGGCCGCCGCCGACCGGGTCGGCTACCCGGTGATGCTCAAGGCCACCGGCGGCGGCGGCGGCATCGGCATGCAGGCCTGCCACCACCCCGGCCAGCTCGCCGACGCCTGGGAGCGGGTGCAACGGGTCGCCGCGGCCAGCTTCGCCACCGCCGGCGTCTTCCTGGAGCGGCTGGTGGAGCGGGCCCGGCACGTCGAGGTCCAGGTGTTCGGCGACGGCACCGGCCGGGTGGTCACCCTCGGCGACCGCGACTGCTCGCTGCAGCGCCGCAACCAGAAGGTCCTGGAGGAGGCCCCCGCCCCCGGCCTGCCCGACCGGGTCCGCAAGGAACTCGCCGACTCCGCACGGGAGCTGTGCGCCTCCGTCGGCTACCGCTCGGCCGGCACCGTCGAGTACGTCTACGACGCCGGCCGCGAGGAGGCGTACTTCCTGGAGGTCAACACCCGCCTCCAGGTGGAGCACCCGGTCACCGAGGCGGTGTACGGCGTCGACCTGGTCGAGTGGATGCTCCGGCTCGCCCAGGGCGACCGCACGGTCGTCCGCGAGGTGGGCCCGGCCGACGGCCACGCGGTCGAGGCCCGGGTCTACGCCGAGGACCCGAGCCGCGACCACCGGCCCAGCGCCGGCCTGCTGACCGAGGTGGCCTTCCCGGCGGACGTCCGGGTGGACTCCTGGGTGGAGACCGGCACCGAGGTCACCACCGCGTACGACCCGATGCTCGCCAAGGTGATCGTGCACGGCGCCGACCGCGACGACGCCCTGGCCCGGCTCACCGGTGCGCTGGAGCGGACCACGATCCACGGCATCGAGACCAACCTGGGCCTGCTGCGCACGGTGCCGGCCGTCCCGGCCGTCCGCGCCGCCGCCCACCACACCGGGACACTCGCGGACGTCACCGATCCCACCCCGCGGATCGAGGTCGTCCGGGCCGGCACCCAGACCACCGTCCAGGACTGGCCCGGCCGCACCGGCTACTGGCACGTCGGCGTCCCGCCGTGCGGGCCGATGGACGACCTGTCGTTCCGGCTCGGCAACCGGGCCCTCGGCAACCCGGAGGGCGCGCCCGGCCTGGAGTGCACCCTGCAGGGCCCGGCGCTGCGCTTCACCGCGCCCACCTGGGTCTGCGTCACCGGCGCCCCGGCGCCCGTCACCGTGGACGGCACCCCCGTCCCGCAGTGGCAGCCCGTGCGGGTGCCGGCCGGCGCACTGCTCGACATCCCGGCCCCGCCCGGCCCGGGCCTGCGCACCTACCTGCTGGTCGCCGGCGGCCTCGACGTGCCGCGGTTCCTCGGCAGCGCCGCGACCTTCACCCTGGGCGGGTTCGGCGGCCACGGCGGCCGGGCCCTCCGGGTCGGCGACGTGCTGCACGGCGGCACCGGCCCCCTCGGCCCGGACGCCGGCCCGACCCCCGCGGAGCTGCGGCCCGTCCTCACCTCCGCCTGGGAGCTGCCCGCCGTCGAGGGCCCGCACGCCGCACCGGAGTTCTTCACCGAGCAGGACGTCGAGGAGTTCTACGCCGCCGACTGGTCGGTGCACTTCAACAGCGCCCGCACCGGCGTCCGGCTGGTCGGCCCCAAGCCGGGCTGGGCCCGCCCGGACGGCGGCGAGGCCGGCCTGCACCCGTCCAACATCCACGACACCCCGTACTCGGTCGGCGCGGTCGACTACACCGGCGACATGCCCGTGCTGCTCGGCCCGGACGGGCCCTCGCTCGGCGGCTTCGTCTGCCCGGCCACCGTCGCCACCGGGCAGCGCTGGAAGCTCGGCCAGCTCCGGCCCGGCGACACCGTGCGCTTCGTCCCGGTCACCCCGCAGGCCGCCGCCGAACTGCGCCGCACCCCGGCCGCCGTGCCGCGCGCCTCCCGCCCGGCGATCGCCGACGGCGGCGTGCTCGCCGTCCTGCCCGCCACCGCCGACCGGCCCAGCGTGACCTACCGGCGCAGCGGCGACGACAACCTGCTCGTCGAGTACGGCCCGATGCAGCTGGACCTGGCGCTGCGGATGCGGGTGCACGCGCTGGCCGAACGGCTCGCCGCGCGGCGGCCGGCCGGCGTCGTGGACCTGACCCCGGGCATCCGCTCGCTCCAGGTGCACGTCGACCCGGACGTCCTGCCGGTCGCCGAACTCCTCGACCTCGTCCGGGAGATCGAGCGGGCGCTGCCCGCCACGGACCGGCTCGTGGTGCCCAGCCGCACCGTCCACCTGCCGCTGTCCTGGGACGACCCGGCGACCCGGGAGGCGATCGAGCGCTACATGGCGGGCGTGCGCGACGACGCGCCGTGGTGCCCGTGGAACATCGAGTTCATCCGCCGGATCAACGGCCTCGGCTCGGTCGACGACGTGTACCGGACGGTCTTCGACGCCGAGTACCTGGTGCTGGGCCTGGGCGACGTGTACCTCGGCGCGCCGGTCGCCACCCCGCTCGACCCGCGGCACCGGCTGGTCACCACCAAGTACAACCCGGCCCGCACCTGGACGGCGGAGAACTCCGTGGGCATCGGCGGCGCCTACCTGTGCGTCTACGGGATGGAGGGCCCGGGCGGGTACCAGTTCGTCGGGCGGACGGTGCAGATGTGGTCGGGCTGGCAGCAGCGCGGCCCGTTCACGCCGGGCGCGCCGTGGCTGCTGCGGTTCTTCGACCGGATCCGCTGGTATCCGGTCACTGCGGAGGAACTCCTTGAACTGCGGGCCGACATGGCCGCCGGGCGGTTCCGGCCGCGGATCGAGGAGGGCGAGTTCGCGCTCGCCGACCACCTCCGGTTCCTGGCCGAGCAGGCCGGACCGATCGAGAAGTTCCGGGCCGTGCAGGCGGCGGCGTTCGCCGCCGAGCGGCAGGCCTGGGAGGAGGCGGGCGAGTTCGACCGGGCCGAGCGGGCCTCCGGCGCGGCACCGGCGGCGCCCCGGACGGTGGCCGCGCCGCCCGGCGGCAGCGTGGTGGCCGCCGAATTCACCGCCTGCGTCTGGAAGATCGATGTCGCCGTCGGCGAACGCGTCAGCAAGGGGCAGCAGTTGATGGCACTGGAAGCGATGAAGATGGAGTCGGCGGTCACCGCCGACCAGGACGGCGTGGTCGCCGAGCTGCTGGCCGGCTCCGGCGACCAGGTCGAGGCGGGCAGCCCGCTGGTGGTGCTGGCGGCGGTCGCGTGA
- a CDS encoding proline racemase family protein: MTGPVEAVDYHTAGEPFRIVTAGLPALPGASVAERRAALLGPGGSATAPRPSAADDVRRLLTREPRGHAGMYGGFPVPPDDDGAHLGVLFWHKDGYSTACGHGTIALGAWAVDSGLVPAPADGTADVRIDVPSGRVTATVHRRGGRTTAVTFRNVPAFVTARAVPVATPYGEAAVDLAHAGACYASVRAADLGLSATVDRLTELTDAGRRIRAALEGHPGTRHPVDDRLSGVYGVVLYDDLPDSAQGPVQRNVTVFADGQIDRSPCGSGTSARLALLAGEGRTGELRHLSVIGTAFTGRVVGEQGGGLVTEVTGTAHRTGEHRFVLDPADALGTGFLL; the protein is encoded by the coding sequence ATGACCGGCCCGGTCGAGGCGGTCGACTACCACACGGCGGGCGAGCCGTTCCGGATCGTCACGGCGGGCCTGCCGGCGCTCCCCGGCGCGAGTGTCGCCGAGCGCCGGGCCGCGCTGCTCGGCCCCGGCGGCTCGGCGACGGCGCCGCGTCCGAGCGCCGCGGACGACGTCCGCCGACTGCTCACCCGCGAGCCGCGCGGGCACGCCGGGATGTACGGCGGTTTCCCGGTGCCGCCCGACGACGACGGCGCCCACCTCGGCGTGCTGTTCTGGCACAAGGACGGGTACTCGACGGCCTGCGGCCACGGCACCATCGCGCTGGGCGCCTGGGCCGTCGACAGCGGGCTCGTCCCCGCCCCGGCGGACGGCACCGCGGACGTCCGGATCGACGTCCCCTCCGGCCGGGTGACCGCCACCGTGCACCGCCGCGGCGGCCGGACGACCGCCGTCACCTTCCGCAACGTGCCCGCCTTCGTCACCGCCCGCGCGGTGCCGGTCGCCACCCCGTACGGCGAGGCCGCGGTCGACCTGGCGCACGCCGGCGCCTGCTACGCGAGCGTGCGCGCGGCCGACCTCGGGCTGTCGGCCACCGTCGACCGGCTGACCGAACTCACCGACGCGGGGCGGCGGATCCGCGCCGCGCTGGAGGGCCACCCGGGCACCCGGCACCCCGTCGACGACCGGCTCTCCGGGGTGTACGGCGTGGTGCTGTACGACGACCTGCCGGACAGCGCGCAGGGGCCCGTCCAGCGCAACGTCACGGTCTTCGCCGACGGTCAGATCGACCGGTCGCCGTGCGGGTCGGGCACCTCCGCCCGGCTCGCCCTGCTCGCCGGTGAGGGCCGCACCGGCGAACTGAGGCACCTGTCCGTGATCGGCACCGCCTTCACCGGACGGGTGGTCGGCGAGCAGGGCGGCGGCCTGGTGACCGAGGTCACCGGCACCGCGCACCGGACGGGGGAGCACCGCTTCGTGCTCGACCCGGCCGACGCGCTGGGCACGGGCTTCCTGCTGTGA
- a CDS encoding helix-turn-helix domain-containing protein has protein sequence MSVTSRPARARVGRPRAQGPSDSALAPRDQVLSAAADLFTRDGYAATTTRAVAERAGMRQASIYHYFAGKEDILATLLESTVEPSLAFAGALLADGAADPAARLWALAARDADLLFGGMYNLGALYQLPEVRGERFTAFREARNRLKAAYGTLLGLVATDATGPALRTDLLFGLVEGGVAVAREGGGRTARDVAGAVADAALRFAGCTPAQAEAARRDGGRLL, from the coding sequence GTGTCCGTCACCAGCCGCCCCGCCCGCGCCCGCGTCGGCCGCCCCCGCGCCCAGGGCCCGTCCGACAGTGCCCTGGCCCCGCGCGACCAGGTGCTGTCCGCCGCCGCGGACCTCTTCACCCGCGACGGCTACGCCGCGACCACCACCCGCGCGGTCGCCGAGCGCGCCGGGATGCGCCAGGCGTCGATCTACCACTACTTCGCCGGCAAGGAGGACATCCTCGCCACCCTGCTGGAGAGCACCGTCGAGCCCTCGCTCGCCTTCGCCGGCGCGCTGCTCGCGGACGGCGCCGCCGACCCGGCCGCCCGGCTGTGGGCGCTCGCCGCCCGCGACGCCGACCTGCTGTTCGGCGGCATGTACAACCTCGGTGCGCTCTACCAACTGCCCGAGGTCCGCGGTGAGCGCTTCACCGCCTTCCGCGAGGCCCGCAACCGCCTGAAGGCCGCGTACGGGACGCTGCTCGGACTCGTCGCCACCGACGCCACGGGCCCGGCCCTCCGTACCGACCTGCTGTTCGGCCTGGTCGAGGGCGGGGTGGCGGTCGCCCGGGAGGGCGGCGGCCGGACGGCCCGGGACGTCGCGGGCGCCGTGGCGGACGCCGCGCTGCGGTTCGCCGGCTGCACTCCGGCGCAGGCCGAAGCCGCCCGCCGGGACGGCGGGCGGCTGCTGTGA
- the atzF gene encoding allophanate hydrolase yields the protein MSADPRPGAVERVRRAYARIAAVDRPEVWIDLRPQAETEAEAALIDARTAAGEHLPLAGTVCAVKGNIDVAGLPTTAGCPGYAYLPERDAPAVARLRAAGTVVLGTTNLDQFATGLVGTRSPYGAVRGAVDPERISGGSSSGSAVAVALGVADLALGTDTAGSGRVPAALNGIVGLKAAPGRVPTEGVVPACRSLDCVSVFARTVGEAQSALRLIADPAPARPGRRPGPWRIAVPAPAALGPLADGWARAFGAAADRLGAAGAALRPVDPAPFDTVAAMLYEGAFVAERYAAVGEFVDKGGPGLDAVVAGIIGAARDLPAHRLYADLAELARLREAALAELGDADALLLPTTTFHPTLAEVAADPVGVNTRLGRFTNSANLLGLCALAVPAGTVAGLPFGVTLVGPPDTEEGLAAIARLLVEPPVRLAVFGAHLTGQPLNGQLSALGGRFTADIATAPTYRLYALPTEPAKPGLVRVAQDGATIAGELWELPAAGLGALLAALPRPMALGPVELADGRQVTGFLCEPAALAGARDITATGGWAAHLRD from the coding sequence GTGAGCGCCGACCCGCGGCCGGGCGCCGTCGAGCGCGTCCGCCGGGCGTACGCGCGGATCGCCGCCGTGGACCGGCCGGAGGTCTGGATCGACCTGCGGCCGCAGGCCGAGACCGAGGCCGAGGCGGCCCTGATCGATGCCCGGACGGCCGCCGGCGAACACCTGCCGCTGGCCGGCACGGTGTGCGCGGTGAAGGGCAACATCGACGTGGCCGGGCTGCCCACCACGGCGGGCTGCCCCGGCTACGCGTACCTGCCCGAGCGTGACGCCCCGGCGGTCGCCCGGCTGCGCGCGGCCGGCACGGTGGTGCTGGGCACCACCAACCTCGACCAGTTCGCCACCGGTCTGGTCGGCACCCGCAGCCCGTACGGCGCCGTCCGCGGCGCGGTCGACCCGGAGCGGATCTCGGGCGGCTCCAGCTCCGGCTCCGCGGTGGCCGTGGCGCTCGGCGTGGCCGACCTCGCGCTGGGCACCGACACCGCCGGCTCGGGCCGGGTGCCGGCCGCACTGAACGGCATCGTCGGCCTCAAGGCCGCGCCCGGCCGGGTGCCGACCGAGGGTGTCGTCCCGGCCTGCCGCAGCCTGGACTGCGTCTCGGTGTTCGCCCGGACGGTCGGCGAGGCCCAGAGCGCGCTGCGGCTGATCGCCGACCCGGCGCCCGCGCGTCCCGGGCGCCGACCCGGCCCGTGGCGGATCGCCGTCCCGGCGCCGGCCGCGCTCGGGCCGCTGGCCGACGGCTGGGCCCGGGCGTTCGGCGCCGCGGCCGACCGGCTCGGCGCGGCCGGCGCCGCACTGCGCCCGGTCGACCCGGCCCCCTTCGACACCGTGGCGGCGATGCTCTACGAGGGCGCCTTCGTGGCCGAACGGTACGCGGCGGTCGGGGAGTTCGTCGACAAGGGCGGGCCCGGCCTGGACGCGGTGGTGGCCGGCATCATCGGCGCCGCCCGCGACCTGCCGGCCCACCGGCTGTACGCCGACCTCGCCGAGCTCGCCCGGCTGCGGGAGGCCGCGCTGGCCGAACTGGGCGACGCGGACGCGCTGCTGCTGCCCACCACCACCTTCCACCCGACCCTGGCCGAGGTCGCGGCCGACCCGGTGGGCGTCAACACCCGGCTCGGCCGGTTCACCAACTCGGCGAACCTGCTGGGGTTGTGCGCCCTGGCGGTGCCCGCGGGCACGGTCGCCGGGCTGCCGTTCGGCGTGACGCTGGTCGGCCCGCCCGACACCGAGGAGGGGCTCGCCGCGATCGCCCGGCTGCTGGTGGAGCCGCCCGTCCGGCTGGCGGTCTTCGGCGCCCACCTGACCGGGCAGCCGCTCAACGGGCAACTGAGCGCGCTCGGCGGCCGGTTCACCGCCGACATCGCCACCGCACCCACCTACCGGCTGTACGCCCTGCCGACCGAGCCGGCCAAGCCCGGGCTCGTCCGGGTGGCACAGGACGGCGCCACGATCGCGGGCGAGCTGTGGGAGCTGCCCGCGGCCGGGCTCGGCGCGCTGCTCGCCGCACTGCCGCGGCCGATGGCGCTCGGCCCGGTGGAGCTCGCCGACGGGCGGCAGGTGACCGGCTTCCTCTGCGAGCCGGCCGCGCTGGCCGGGGCCCGGGACATCACGGCCACCGGCGGCTGGGCGGCCCACCTCCGCGATTGA
- a CDS encoding GntR family transcriptional regulator: MADLKPRALISVQERLRDQVAHALRAALISGELRPGVVYSAPALATDFGVSATPVREAMLDLAREGLVEAVRNKGFRVTELSDRDLDEFTEIRALIEVPTVGRVTRTAAREQLEALRVEAEAIVAAARAHDLIAYLEADRRFHLGLLGLAGNARLVETVGDLRKRSRLYGLHRLDRRGELVSSAEEHLELLDLMIAGDAEAAEECMARHLGHVRSLWAAGLDAGEDGRPELRTGS; this comes from the coding sequence ATGGCGGACCTCAAGCCCCGCGCCCTCATCTCCGTCCAGGAGCGGCTGCGCGACCAGGTCGCGCACGCCCTGCGCGCGGCGCTGATCTCCGGCGAGCTGCGCCCCGGCGTCGTGTACTCGGCGCCCGCGCTCGCCACCGACTTCGGGGTGTCCGCCACCCCCGTCCGCGAGGCGATGCTCGACCTCGCCCGGGAGGGCCTGGTCGAGGCCGTCCGCAACAAGGGCTTCCGGGTCACCGAGCTCAGCGACCGCGACCTCGACGAGTTCACCGAGATCCGCGCCCTGATCGAAGTCCCCACCGTCGGACGGGTCACCCGCACCGCCGCCAGGGAGCAGCTGGAGGCGCTGCGCGTCGAGGCCGAGGCGATCGTCGCCGCCGCCCGCGCCCACGACCTGATCGCCTACCTGGAGGCCGACCGGCGCTTCCACCTCGGCCTGCTCGGCCTGGCCGGCAACGCCCGGCTGGTGGAGACCGTCGGCGACCTGCGCAAGCGCTCCCGGCTGTACGGCCTGCACCGGCTCGACCGGCGCGGCGAGCTGGTCTCCTCGGCCGAGGAGCACCTGGAGCTGCTCGACCTCATGATCGCCGGGGATGCCGAGGCGGCCGAGGAGTGCATGGCCCGCCACCTCGGGCACGTCCGCTCGCTCTGGGCGGCCGGCCTCGACGCGGGCGAGGACGGCCGCCCGGAGCTGCGCACCGGGAGCTGA
- a CDS encoding ornithine cyclodeaminase family protein: MIPPLDLTLTPTEAVRALERALRDGLDPETAPPRTGVPVPAGELLLMPAAAGRYAGVKVAGVAPGNPALGLPRITGAYLLLDGPTLRPLALFDGAALTALRTPAVTALALDRLAAPVASHLVLFGAGPQAHGHLAALAGIRPLRRVTVVARRPGPAAALVDRARALGLDARAGGPDAVADADLVVCCTTARTPLFDGRLVPDRAAVAAIGSHEPDAREVDTALVGRSALWVEARAVLAEAGDLLAAFAENGPLPLANLSELVTGAAVVPVDRPRLFKGVGMAWQDLAVAAAQYELHGGGSPGPGPDGLRAEAGET; this comes from the coding sequence GTGATCCCGCCGCTCGACCTCACGCTCACCCCGACCGAGGCCGTCCGCGCCCTGGAACGCGCGCTGCGCGACGGCCTCGACCCGGAGACCGCCCCGCCGCGCACCGGCGTGCCCGTGCCCGCCGGTGAGCTGCTGCTGATGCCCGCCGCGGCCGGCCGCTACGCGGGCGTGAAGGTCGCCGGGGTGGCGCCGGGCAACCCCGCGCTCGGCCTGCCCCGGATCACCGGCGCGTACCTGCTGCTGGACGGCCCGACCCTGCGGCCGCTGGCCCTGTTCGACGGCGCCGCGCTCACCGCGCTGCGGACCCCGGCGGTCACCGCGCTCGCCCTGGACCGCCTCGCCGCTCCCGTCGCGTCCCACCTGGTGCTGTTCGGCGCCGGTCCGCAGGCCCACGGCCACCTGGCCGCCCTGGCGGGCATCCGCCCGCTGCGCCGGGTCACCGTGGTGGCCCGGCGGCCCGGGCCGGCTGCCGCGCTGGTCGACCGGGCCCGCGCGCTGGGGCTCGACGCCCGGGCGGGCGGGCCGGACGCGGTGGCCGACGCCGACCTGGTGGTCTGCTGCACCACCGCCCGCACCCCGCTCTTCGACGGCCGGCTCGTCCCCGACCGGGCCGCGGTGGCGGCCATCGGCTCGCACGAGCCGGACGCCCGGGAGGTGGACACGGCACTGGTGGGCCGCAGCGCGCTCTGGGTCGAGGCCCGGGCCGTCCTGGCGGAGGCAGGCGACCTGCTGGCGGCGTTCGCCGAGAACGGGCCGCTTCCGCTTGCTAACCTGTCAGAACTCGTCACCGGAGCGGCAGTTGTGCCGGTCGACCGGCCACGGCTGTTCAAGGGGGTGGGGATGGCCTGGCAGGACCTCGCCGTCGCCGCCGCCCAGTACGAGCTCCACGGCGGCGGATCGCCCGGGCCAGGCCCGGACGGGCTTCGGGCCGAGGCCGGCGAAACGTGA
- a CDS encoding aldehyde dehydrogenase family protein: MTVISRNPADPADLVITVDTPGADGTRAAVERARAAQGAWYASGAAARSAALTRAADAVEAHADELTALAVREVGKPAGEARGEVARTAAILRYYAQAPYAPAGAVHDTAAGPGLLLTRRRPYGVAGLITPWNFPLAIPVWKAAPALAAGNTAVLKPAPEATACALRLAELLGLPEGVLTVVPGGAEEGAALVDTADVVSFTGSTAVGRAVIAATAARGIPAQAELGGLNAALVLPDADIEQAADHLAAAIAGYAGQKCTATSLVIAVGAAYEPLREALAKRLAAEVCGPVIGEAALDRLTTAVDTARAGGASVLTGGHRSDGPGWSFAPALLAEVPAGHPLLGEEFFGPLAVLLPAADLDEAIAIANSSRHSLAASVHTRALDTALAAADRLAAGMIRINAPSTGVDFHLPFGGTGSASYGEREQGTAALEFYTASRTVSLLPPA, encoded by the coding sequence GTGACCGTCATCTCCCGCAACCCCGCCGACCCCGCCGACCTGGTGATCACCGTCGACACCCCGGGTGCCGACGGCACCCGGGCCGCCGTCGAGCGGGCCCGCGCCGCCCAGGGGGCCTGGTACGCCTCCGGTGCCGCCGCCCGCTCCGCCGCCCTCACCCGGGCCGCGGACGCGGTCGAGGCGCACGCCGACGAACTCACCGCGCTCGCCGTCCGCGAGGTCGGCAAGCCGGCCGGCGAGGCCCGCGGGGAGGTCGCCCGCACCGCCGCCATCCTCCGCTACTACGCCCAGGCCCCGTACGCTCCCGCCGGAGCCGTGCACGACACCGCGGCCGGGCCGGGCCTGCTGCTCACCCGCCGCCGCCCGTACGGCGTCGCGGGCCTCATCACCCCGTGGAACTTCCCGCTCGCGATCCCGGTCTGGAAGGCCGCACCCGCCCTGGCGGCCGGCAACACCGCCGTGCTCAAGCCCGCCCCGGAGGCGACCGCCTGCGCGCTGCGGCTGGCCGAGCTGCTCGGTCTGCCCGAGGGCGTGCTGACCGTCGTCCCCGGCGGCGCCGAGGAGGGCGCGGCCCTGGTCGACACCGCCGACGTGGTCTCCTTCACCGGCTCCACCGCCGTCGGCCGGGCCGTGATCGCGGCGACCGCCGCCCGCGGCATCCCCGCCCAGGCCGAGCTCGGCGGGCTCAACGCCGCCCTCGTCCTGCCCGACGCCGACATCGAGCAGGCCGCCGACCACCTGGCCGCCGCCATCGCGGGCTACGCCGGACAGAAGTGCACCGCGACCAGCCTGGTGATCGCCGTCGGCGCGGCCTACGAGCCGCTGCGCGAGGCCCTCGCCAAGCGCCTCGCCGCGGAGGTCTGCGGCCCGGTCATCGGCGAGGCCGCCCTGGACCGGCTCACCACCGCGGTCGACACCGCCCGGGCCGGCGGCGCGAGCGTCCTCACCGGCGGCCACCGCTCCGACGGCCCCGGCTGGTCGTTCGCGCCGGCGCTGCTCGCCGAGGTGCCGGCCGGACACCCTCTGCTCGGCGAGGAGTTCTTCGGCCCGCTCGCCGTCCTGCTGCCCGCCGCCGACCTGGACGAGGCGATCGCGATCGCCAACTCCAGCCGGCACAGCCTGGCCGCCTCGGTGCACACCCGGGCACTGGACACCGCCCTCGCGGCCGCCGACCGGCTGGCCGCCGGAATGATCAGGATCAACGCGCCGTCCACCGGCGTCGACTTCCACCTGCCGTTCGGCGGGACGGGCTCGGCGAGCTACGGCGAACGCGAACAGGGCACGGCGGCGCTCGAGTTCTACACCGCGAGCCGCACCGTCTCGCTGCTGCCCCCGGCATGA